Genomic segment of Bacteroidota bacterium:
ACGCCCATTGGCTGAGGAACACCGTCACGTTTTCCATCCCAACCGATTGATTGATCAGTGGAAATAAATATCAGTTCGCCCCAGTTATTATAAATTCTGTAATCGAGCGTTGTGAAGGGTCCACCGAGAACAAAAAGTATTTCATTGTGTCCGTCACCATTAGGCGAGAAAGCATTCGGGATCTGCGGAGGAGAACTGATGATGTAATCATACAATGTTGTATCTGTGCAACCATTCGCATCTGTGACCACGAGGACGATCGTGTAAGTTCCTGCCTGCGCCCAGGTGTGCGAAGGATTCTGCAAACTGGAAGTTGCAGAAGAATCTCCGAAATTCCAGAGCCATGAATTTATATTTGCAAAAGACTGATCGGTGAACTGAACGAGTTGCAATGTATTCGCTGCTGAAGTCGGAGATTCCGTGAACTGTGCAGTAGGCGATGGAACAATATTCACGGCTTGCGTAAGCGTATCAGCACATCCGTTACTGGAAGTCACCACCAGTGTTACGTTGTAATTTCCAGGTGAAGGATAATGATGCGATGGAGATTGAGAAGTTGACGTTGATGCATCGCCGAAATTCCATGACCAGCTTACAATACTTCCGGGATTCACAGTGGAAAGATCAGTAAATGTTGTTCCATCATTCAAACAAATTCCTGCTGATGAAAATGCAGGTGTTGGCTGCGGATAAACAGTGACAGGAATAATGACTGAATCAGGACATCCGTTCTGGGAAGTAACAACCAGTGTCACGTTATAATTTCCACCTGCTGAATAAGTATGCGAAGGATTTTGCAACGCAGAAGTATTATTCGTTGGAGGATCACCAAAATTCCAACTCCAGGAAGTGATCGCAGTTACAGAAGTTGATTGATCGCTGAACGGCATACTCACCCACGGACAAACTCCGGTGTATGTGAATTGCGCCGACGGCGCAGGAATGATCGTCACAAATAAAGTATCATGTTGCTGACGACATCCGCCATTGTTCGTTGAATTGAAAATGATCTGAACATTTCCGGCAGCAAGATCGCCGGGGCCTGGAAGATAATTTGAAGTGAGCAGCGAATCTCCCATTGGGAAAGTTCCGTCACCATTTGTTGTCCAGTAACCCTGTCCGGTTGCAGTAGTTGCGATGATCTGGAATGGAATATTACTGCATGCAGTATCGGTTGATGAAGCACTTACATTGGGCGGAGGTGTAAGCGAAAGAATAAGTGAATCCATTGTAGGATTGCAGGAACCATTTCCTGTAGTTGAAACCCAAAGTATAACCGAACCTGAAGCTGTGTCAGCAGCACTTGGAATATAATTCGTGCAAAGATTATTCGGATTGTTGAAAGTTCCTGTTCCCGAAGTTGACCACGTTACACCACTTGCAAGTGTGATAGATGCGCAAACAGCGACAAACGGCGTATCGCGGCATACAACTATGTCAGGTCCTACCGATGCAGTTGGACCTGGAGTGAAATCAATTCTTACTGAATCCTGATCCTGCGAACACAATGTAGCACCCGTAGTATTCAGGACAAGATAAGTGAATCCTGCTGTGATCTCCGCTGGTGTTGGAATATAAGTGGCATTAAGAACAGTTGAATCCGGTGTAAAAGTTCCGGGACCAGTCCAGTAACCACCGCCTGAAGAATTCAAAACATTTCCACCAAGTCCGATGTTTGGATTATTTGTGCAAGTGAATGTGTCGTTTCCTGCGAGTGCGATCGGAGCAGCGATGATCTGAACAACCGTGTAATCGGTGTCATCACATCCGAGATCATTTGTTGCTGTATGCGTAACGGTGTATGATCCACTCGCGCCATACGCGTGTGATGGATTCTGCAAAGTAGAACTTGTCATGTCACCAAAATCCCAATAATAAGATGTGATGGTTGAATTCGGTGAAGCTGTTGATGCATCAGTGAATGTGATCGGTTGTCCAACACATGCACTATCGTTTGAAGCACCAGTGGCTACATTCACAAATGATAAATTCACAACAGCAGTTGCCGTATCAGCACAAGCAGTTCCTACATTGATGATCAGTGTAGCATTGTAAGGCCCTAATCCCGGATAAGTATAACTCGGCTGAAATGCAGACGAAGTATCCGTCGTTGTACTTAAATCACCAAAGTTCCAGAAATAACTTGAAGCCGGATCTGAAGTGTTGCTGAAGTTCACTGTACTTCCGGAACAAACTCCGGTGATCGGACCAATAGATGCCTGAGCAAGCGGAGGACAATAAACAACGTTCAACTGAAAGTCACGCAGTATCTCACCGATCTTTACCCCATTCCTGTATTCCTCACATCTTACTCCGCAAACAAATTGTCCAACGCTTGTTGGAGAACCGGAAATAAATCCGGTTTGAGAATTCATAGTAAGATTTGGGCCGCCGGTAGGATTGTTGGGTCCGTAGCCACCTACCCATGTGATAGGAGTGAATGTTGCAATGCCTCCAGGAAATGTTGGGGCGGGATCAGAATATGGAGTGTAGTAGGAATAAACAAGTGAATCTCCATCAACATCCGTTGCAGAATGATCGAAGTTCATCGGTTCGTTCTGGCAAACAAAAACAGGAGGAGGATTGGTCCAAACCGGACTGCCATCCGTTATCACCAGCGAGTTGTCGGGAATATGAGCATACCATGATTCCCCGGTGGTAAGTGGACTAACCACATTGCTCAACGATGCATTCCTGCAACAGTATTGGAAATAGATATGATACCCGCCGGGTTGCGGTGGAAGATTATTTACAACTTTAGAATAGATCGCTTCTTCGAGACAAATTCCGGGATTTGCCGCGCAGGTATCTATGTATGGTTGAACGGCAGTTGCGCCAGGAAAATTGATCGTGATATTTTTATTAGGAGAAAAAAGAGTTCCATTCTGATCACGTACCTGTATCAAAATGCTAGCCGGAAAAGCAGCATGACCCGGCGCACAATCACGATACATTTTAAGTGTGATGCGATAAGTAGAACCTCCAAGATGTTCATAGGTGAGTGATCCTCCTACTATGTGCGTGGCGTTTGCGAACAATGCGAAAAGCAAAGCTGCGCACAACAGGGTAAAGCGTTTCATCAGAAGTACAATGTATTTAATTGGTGTTTGCTGTAGCTAAGATACGATAAATGAGAGTATTTCAAACACATGAAAATCAAAATTTTATTTATTCGAATCCAGCAATTCAAGTTCAAGAAATCCCCCGAAATTACAAGCGGTGGCGTGCACGTAATATTTCCCGCTTTTGTAATTGGATAAATTGATCACTTTCCTGTTCATTAGGGCCGAAAGACCTTCATCCACGGATTGAATAACAGGTTCTCCTTTATGATCGCCGAAAAGTAGACGATTATAATTTTTCTGATCATAAAGAAATACCTGCGAATGATTTTCACTGCCGGGAAATAAAACAAGAATACTGTCGTCAGGAAATTTTCTTACGATGAGTATCGGTTGCAAAGCAAACCGCGATGAATCCGTCAGTTCAAGATACGATCCCGGGATTTCAATTTTCTGAAATTCTCTTTCCTTCGAAAAAAATACCCATAACACGACTGCCCCGGCAGTAACGAGAACGATCACAGCAATTACAATTGGGAAAAAAGTTCTTTTCATTTACCGCGAATCCGTAAGAAACCGGACACAATTACCAAAGGTAATTTTTTGTCATTTGGTGAATCATCCTATCTTTGAATAAATACCAACGGCAAACCTTAAACTATGACCCCCCAATTGAAACTTGCATATTTTGTGGGACTTTTTTTGTCTGCGAACTTGTCTGCTCAGATCGATGTGCAATGGGTTGGACGCTATTCTTCCGCAGGAAATAATGTTGACCGCGCAAAAAAAATGGTGGTCGATGCGGCCGGCAACAGTTTTGTTGTAGGCACCAGCTGGAACGGCGCAAATTATGATATTGTAACTGAAAAATTCAATACGAACGGAGTTCCCACCTGGACCGCAACGTACAACGGAACCGGCAATGCTTATGATGAAGCAAGAGCGATCGCTTTGGATCCTTCGGGAAATGTTTATGTAACCGGGTACAGCGCAGGCCCTGCTTCTAATTATGATATTGTAACTATAAAATATAATGCTGCAGGTGCGCAGCAATGGGCTTCGCGATACAATGGAAGTGCGAACGGTTTCGATGAAGGTTATGATGTAATGGCTGATGCTGCCGGAAATGTTTATGTGACCGGTGGTGCCGAAGTGACTTCAAACAGCACCGATTTCATGACCATCAAATACAATGCGGCCGGTGCACAGCAATGGGCAAGCAATTATAATTTTTCCGGTGCGAATATCGACGAAGCCTACGCAATGACGATGGATGCTTCAGGAAATATTTTTGTCACCGGTTACAGTTATACAAGTGCAGCAAATGATTTTGACATTGCAACAATAAAATACAATAACAGTGGTGCGCAACAATGG
This window contains:
- a CDS encoding PKD domain-containing protein, yielding MKRFTLLCAALLFALFANATHIVGGSLTYEHLGGSTYRITLKMYRDCAPGHAAFPASILIQVRDQNGTLFSPNKNITINFPGATAVQPYIDTCAANPGICLEEAIYSKVVNNLPPQPGGYHIYFQYCCRNASLSNVVSPLTTGESWYAHIPDNSLVITDGSPVWTNPPPVFVCQNEPMNFDHSATDVDGDSLVYSYYTPYSDPAPTFPGGIATFTPITWVGGYGPNNPTGGPNLTMNSQTGFISGSPTSVGQFVCGVRCEEYRNGVKIGEILRDFQLNVVYCPPLAQASIGPITGVCSGSTVNFSNTSDPASSYFWNFGDLSTTTDTSSAFQPSYTYPGLGPYNATLIINVGTACADTATAVVNLSFVNVATGASNDSACVGQPITFTDASTASPNSTITSYYWDFGDMTSSTLQNPSHAYGASGSYTVTHTATNDLGCDDTDYTVVQIIAAPIALAGNDTFTCTNNPNIGLGGNVLNSSGGGYWTGPGTFTPDSTVLNATYIPTPAEITAGFTYLVLNTTGATLCSQDQDSVRIDFTPGPTASVGPDIVVCRDTPFVAVCASITLASGVTWSTSGTGTFNNPNNLCTNYIPSAADTASGSVILWVSTTGNGSCNPTMDSLILSLTPPPNVSASSTDTACSNIPFQIIATTATGQGYWTTNGDGTFPMGDSLLTSNYLPGPGDLAAGNVQIIFNSTNNGGCRQQHDTLFVTIIPAPSAQFTYTGVCPWVSMPFSDQSTSVTAITSWSWNFGDPPTNNTSALQNPSHTYSAGGNYNVTLVVTSQNGCPDSVIIPVTVYPQPTPAFSSAGICLNDGTTFTDLSTVNPGSIVSWSWNFGDASTSTSQSPSHHYPSPGNYNVTLVVTSSNGCADTLTQAVNIVPSPTAQFTESPTSAANTLQLVQFTDQSFANINSWLWNFGDSSATSSLQNPSHTWAQAGTYTIVLVVTDANGCTDTTLYDYIISSPPQIPNAFSPNGDGHNEILFVLGGPFTTLDYRIYNNWGELIFISTDQSIGWDGKRDGVPQPMGVYVYTVHAVTPDGVPHELSGDVTLLR